The Penaeus vannamei isolate JL-2024 chromosome 39, ASM4276789v1, whole genome shotgun sequence genome window below encodes:
- the LOC138860009 gene encoding cuticle protein 7-like, which yields MKVIAFLALASAALARPQYRPAPTYAPALAYRPTPSYQVPAQYNYDYAVIDDYSGNNYGHQESRDGYNTQGSYYVQLPDGRLQKVTYYVDGDSGYVAEVTYEGQAQYPAYQPAPYRPAPTYTPAPVYG from the exons ATGAAG gtCATTGCTTTCCTCGCCCTCGCTTCCGCCGCCTTGGCACGCCCACAGTACAGGCCGGCGCCCACGTACGCCCCGGCACTGGCATACAGGCCGACTCCCTCATATCAG GTTCCAGCCCAGTATAACTACGACTATGCGGTTATCGACGACTACTCCGGGAATAACTACGGCCAccaggagtcccgcgacggctacaacacCCAGgggtcctactacgtgcagctccccgacggccgcctgcagaaggtcacctactaCGTGGACGGCGACTCTGGCTACGTAGCTGAGGTCACCTACGAGGGACAGGCTCAGTACCCGGCCTACCAACCTGCGCCTTACAGACCTGCTCCGACCTACACGCCCGCACCCGTGTATGGATAA
- the LOC138859995 gene encoding cuticle protein 7-like has protein sequence MQIPVFLSLVAVAVALPQYGYAPAHYRHAPSYHVNVPANYNYDWAVRDGFFGNDYGHQESRDGYNTQGSYYVQLPDGRLQEVTYYVDGDSGFIANVNYKGQAQYPQPAYRPTPSYHPAPTYG, from the exons ATGCAG atCCCCGTGTTCCTCAGCCTCGTAGCCGTCGCAGTGGCCCTCCCTCAGTATGGTTACGCCCCTGCACACTACAGACACGCCCCTTCCTACCACGTAAAC GTTCCAGCTAATTACAACTACGACTGGGCCGTTCGTGATGGCTTCTTCGGCAACGACTACGGCCAccaggagtcccgcgacggctacaacacCCAGgggtcctactacgtgcagctccccgacggccgcctgcaggaGGTCACCTACTACGTGGACGGAGACTCGGGTTTCATCGCCAATGTCAACTACAAGGGCCAGGCACAATACCCCCAGCCTGCCTATAGGCCTACACCATCCTACCATCCTGCCCCGACCTACGGCTAA
- the LOC113829416 gene encoding uncharacterized protein: MKVTLLLPLLAAALATPTRYSSVWPPRVHRPYFVPSYAPATYDTTYDTTSSYATVPTSSFVSGSKRSSSASHPSSFSFLSTPRRPSVPSFALAKAKEAHPTYAPARSYGYAPAKKTHDFDFAVNEGGNNFGHQQSDDGYTTKGSYYVDLPDGRRQKVSYYVSGDSGFVAEVTYEGVAHYHAPKPNYHAPKPNYHAPKPATTPTPAAYPPAPAYLVSSAHIPSPFHG, from the exons ATGAAG gtgaccctcctcctcccccttctggcCGCCGCCCTGGCCACTCCCACGCGATACTCCTCCGTATGGCCACCCCGAGTCCACCGGCCATACTTCGTCCCATCCTACGCTCCTGCGACCTACGATACGACCTATGATACGACTTCCTCCTACGCCACCGTCCCGACGTCGAGCTTCGTCTCCGGTTCGAAAAGGAGTTCGAGCGCTTCGCATCCCTCCAGCTTCTCTTTCCTCAGCACTCCCAGGCGTCCTTCCGTGCCGTCCTTCGCTCTGGCAAAGGCGAAGGAAGCTCATCCTACCTACGCTCCTGCTCGGTCCTACGGGTATGCGCCTGCTAAGAAG ACCCACGACTTCGACTTCGCGGTGAACGAGGGCGGCAACAACTTCGGCCACCAGCAATCGGACGACGGCTACACCACCAAGGGCTCCTATTACGtggacctccccgacggccggcGCCAGAAGGTGTCCTATTACGTGAGCGGTGACTCCGGCTTCGTCGCGGAAGTCACTTACGAAGGGGTTGCCCATTACCACGCCCCTAAACCGAACTACCACGCCCCGAAGCCCAACTACCACGCCCCGAAACCCGCCACGACGCCCACACCCGCAGCCTACCCGCCCGCACCCGCCTATTTGGTCTCCTCCGCCCATATCCCAAGTCCTTTCCACGGCTGA